Proteins co-encoded in one Holophagales bacterium genomic window:
- a CDS encoding cytochrome C translates to MSRPLGHALHLFRMAGLFVVGIAVFLVVRWMLVPDGFGALGHFRAGALEDNRAHAAVHAGRAACADCHADEPERLKTGPHAKIGCEACHGALGAHAAAETDAKPVKPDSGKLCLVCHAQSVGKPAGFKQVDPKEHGDGSGSCGGCHDPHAPDKEPAASPAEEQKKT, encoded by the coding sequence ATGAGTCGACCTCTGGGGCACGCACTGCACCTGTTTCGGATGGCGGGGCTGTTCGTCGTGGGTATCGCCGTTTTCCTGGTCGTGCGCTGGATGCTCGTTCCGGACGGCTTCGGCGCGCTGGGACACTTCCGGGCGGGGGCCCTCGAAGACAACCGGGCGCACGCGGCCGTCCACGCGGGCCGCGCGGCCTGCGCCGACTGCCACGCGGACGAACCGGAGCGGCTGAAGACGGGCCCCCACGCGAAGATCGGCTGCGAGGCCTGCCACGGCGCGCTCGGCGCGCACGCGGCGGCGGAGACCGACGCGAAGCCCGTGAAGCCGGATTCGGGAAAGCTCTGCCTCGTCTGTCACGCGCAGAGCGTCGGCAAGCCCGCTGGTTTCAAGCAGGTCGACCCGAAGGAGCACGGGGACGGGAGCGGAAGCTGTGGCGGCTGCCACGACCCGCACGCGCCCGACAAGGAGCCGGCGGCATCCCCGGCAGAGGAGCAGAAGAAGACATGA
- a CDS encoding 4Fe-4S dicluster domain-containing protein, which produces MSTDRRQFLSGLGKLLVLTPAAAAAWEFLEAGNPEAAPTYRLVDHWWAMVIDIEKCIGCGNCVRACKTENEVPLDSHYFRTWVERYHVPNGVSEHPEVDSPNGGYDGFPERYLPGDGAKSFFVPKLCNHCAHSPCTQVCPVGATFDSPDGVVLVDKTYCLGCRYCVQACPYGCRFIDPRTNTVDKCTLCYHRITKGLTTACCETCPTGSRQLGDLKNPKDPIHEFLRAHKVQVLKPQMATGSKTWYAGLDGSVR; this is translated from the coding sequence ATGAGCACCGACCGAAGGCAGTTTCTCTCGGGCCTCGGCAAGCTCCTCGTCCTCACGCCGGCCGCGGCCGCCGCCTGGGAGTTTCTCGAGGCGGGTAACCCCGAGGCGGCGCCCACGTATCGTCTCGTCGACCACTGGTGGGCGATGGTGATCGACATCGAGAAGTGCATCGGCTGCGGGAACTGCGTGCGGGCCTGCAAGACGGAGAACGAGGTCCCGCTCGACTCGCACTACTTCCGGACCTGGGTGGAGCGCTACCACGTGCCGAACGGCGTCTCCGAGCACCCGGAAGTCGACTCCCCGAACGGCGGCTACGACGGCTTCCCGGAGCGATACCTTCCGGGCGACGGAGCCAAGAGCTTCTTCGTGCCGAAGCTGTGCAACCACTGCGCGCATTCTCCGTGCACCCAGGTCTGTCCGGTCGGGGCGACTTTCGACAGCCCCGACGGTGTCGTCCTCGTCGACAAGACCTACTGCCTCGGCTGCCGCTACTGCGTCCAGGCCTGCCCGTACGGCTGCCGCTTCATCGACCCGCGGACGAACACGGTCGACAAGTGCACCCTCTGCTACCACCGGATCACGAAGGGGCTCACGACGGCGTGCTGCGAGACCTGCCCGACCGGCTCGCGGCAGCTGGGCGACCTGAAGAACCCGAAGGACCCCATCCACGAGTTCCTGCGGGCGCACAAGGTGCAGGTGCTCAAACCCCAGATGGCCACGGGCTCCAAGACCTGGTACGCCGGCCTCGACGGGTCGGTGCGGTGA
- the nrfD gene encoding polysulfide reductase NrfD: protein MEGFMYPNEVELQWSVLIVLYPYITGLVAGAFILASLERVFRVEAVKPTYRLALLTALAFLIVAPLPLQLHLGHPERSFSMYLTPNPSSAMAMFGFVYLWYLMAVLVLEIWLDYRSEIVQTARESAGLKRLLYRAMALWSDDLSEESRRLDDRVGYVLTIIGIPSAFLLHGYVGFIFGSIKANPWWSTPLMPIVFLFSAIVSGIALVLLMYMVTCAVKRISIDMRCVDTIAKYLFYAFIIDFTLEGIDLLHRMYEADESFKSLDFMVKTKLFVSQILLQVVIGGLVPIVLLAVTQVVRLSDQARKGIYALSAALTLVGILAMRWNVVIGGQLFSKSFLGYTTYKMDFATREGLLPAILLMILPFVILAILVKLLPPWHEPEAVSRPG from the coding sequence ATGGAAGGCTTCATGTACCCCAACGAGGTCGAGCTCCAGTGGAGCGTCCTCATCGTCCTCTACCCGTACATCACCGGTCTCGTCGCCGGGGCGTTCATCCTCGCTTCCCTCGAAAGGGTCTTCCGCGTCGAGGCCGTGAAACCGACCTACCGGCTGGCGCTCCTGACGGCGCTCGCCTTCCTCATCGTCGCGCCGCTGCCGCTCCAGCTCCACCTCGGCCACCCCGAGCGCTCGTTCTCCATGTACCTCACGCCGAACCCGTCGTCGGCGATGGCGATGTTCGGATTCGTCTACCTCTGGTACCTGATGGCCGTCCTCGTCCTCGAGATCTGGCTCGACTACCGGTCCGAGATCGTCCAGACGGCGAGGGAGTCGGCGGGGCTGAAGAGGCTTCTCTACCGCGCGATGGCTCTCTGGAGCGACGACCTGAGCGAGGAGTCGCGGCGCCTCGACGACAGGGTCGGGTACGTACTCACGATCATCGGCATTCCGTCGGCTTTCCTCCTCCACGGCTACGTCGGGTTCATCTTCGGCTCGATCAAGGCGAACCCCTGGTGGTCGACGCCTCTCATGCCGATCGTCTTCCTCTTCTCGGCGATCGTCTCGGGGATCGCGCTCGTCCTCCTGATGTACATGGTGACCTGCGCCGTGAAGCGGATCTCCATCGACATGCGCTGCGTCGACACGATCGCGAAGTACCTCTTCTACGCCTTCATCATCGACTTCACGCTGGAGGGGATCGACCTCCTCCACCGGATGTACGAGGCGGACGAGTCGTTCAAGAGCCTCGACTTCATGGTGAAGACCAAGCTCTTCGTCTCGCAGATCCTCCTGCAGGTCGTCATCGGAGGCCTGGTCCCCATCGTTCTCCTCGCCGTGACCCAGGTCGTCAGGCTCTCGGACCAGGCCCGGAAGGGGATCTACGCCCTCTCGGCGGCGCTCACGCTCGTCGGCATCCTCGCGATGCGCTGGAACGTCGTCATCGGGGGCCAGCTCTTCTCGAAGAGCTTCCTCGGCTACACGACCTACAAGATGGACTTCGCCACCCGCGAGGGACTTCTCCCGGCGATCCTCCTGATGATCCTGCCGTTCGTCATCCTGGCGATCCTGGTGAAGCTCCTTCCGCCATGGCACGAACCGGAGGCGGTATCGCGGCCCGGTTGA